The Ornithinibacillus sp. 4-3 region TTCTGGATACACAAGTACTACTTTACCAAAAAACAAAGCTTGTGAACAGTAGGAATAGAAAAATTAATATACGAGTAATAAATTCCACAGTTTTTCCACAAAGTATTTAGTTTGAGGAGATTTTTAGTCAAAAAGAAAAGATTGAGCGGATGGCTCAATCTTGTTTGGTGTCCTTTAATTTATCTTCTAATTCCTTAATACTTGTTTCAATCTGTTCTAGGTATTGATGGATGTTTTCTTGATGAGGTTCTACAGAAACTTTCCATTCTTCAATAGAGCTTTTCATATCTTTTGTTAACTCACCAATTAATTCAATTCCTTCTTTGGAAGTTTTGGTAATTTGATCTTTTAAATGGATAACATCTTGGATAAACTTGTTCATTGTATTTTTCCAATCTGCACTTTGTTCACGAACTTGTTGGCGCAAAACTTTCCCAGAAGATGGCGCACTTAATAAGGTTGCAACAGCAGCGACAGATCCTCCAACTAAAAACCCTATTAATAGTGATTTACCTTTAGCCATGATTAATCCTCCTTTAGTTATAAATACCATTACCCGAATTAATATCTAATCAAACGAAATGACCAAATCTAATAAAGGTTACGTATAGTTTTACCAGTTTAGCATATGTATACTTGAAAAGAGGTCGAAATAAAAGTATTTTATAGACCATTCTGGCGTTGCTTCATACTTTTTGAATATTAATAGCATGATTATTATAGCAAAAAGAAATACTAGTGGAAAGAAGGCTTTTCACTACTTTCTAGCTATAGGTCATACTTGATACATTAATTTGCTACATTCTTATTAATTTCTTGAGCGATATGTTGTAGGTCATCCATGGAATAATCATCTGCATGGGTTTTCCAAATTGCCGAGAAGCCTTCTTCTTCACTATATTTAGGTAGAAGGTGTAGATGGAGATGGAACACTTGCTGGTTCGCCGCAGCTTCATTATTATTCAATAAATTCATACCGATAGCACCGTATGTGTCCTTAATCGCATTGGCAATCCTCGGTACTGCAGCAAAAAGATTACTTGCAACCTCTGAAGGTGTATCATATAGGTTTCTTGTATGTTGTTTAGGAATCACAAGTGTATGCCCTTTAGTAACCTGACTAATATCTAAAAATGCATACACATGCTCATCCTCATACACTTTCGCTGAAGGAATCTCTCCTTTAATAATTTTACAAAAAATACAATCCTCATGACTCATTAAGAAACAGCTCCTTATCATAAATAAGTATTCTTTCAATGTAGCAATGTTGGATGAAATTCGTTCATTGCTCTCCTACATTTTCTAATATAAATTTTAGCATATTTAGGAAGAAAGAACACGTTTTACATAGGAAGAGAGATAAGATGGTAATTTTTGTGCTTATTAAGTAAAAATGCTAAGATTTGAATAGATTTACCTTCATTCACAGGTAAAAAATGGAATATAATTATGCTAGGGTGTAATTACTGAATAAGACAAAGTTTTCAACCTAACTTACAAAGTGCAATTTTATTGTATGGCATGGAGCAGTAAAAATAAGGAGGATATTTTATGACATCTGTACCTTTATTACAAATCAATCATCTTCATGGTGGATATACACATAAAAATGTTTTACATGATGTATCTTTTGATGTCTTTCCAAAAGAAATTGTTGGATTAATCGGTTTAAATGGAGCGGGTAAAAGTACAACAATTAAGCATATCATTGGCTTATTACAGGCAAAACAAGGAGATATTTCAATTGACGGGCAGACTTTTGGACAAGACTCAACAGCATATCGTAAGAAATTTGCCTATATTCCAGAAACGCCTATTTTATATGAAGAGTTAACTTTGCATGAGCATTTGCGCATGACTGCGATGGCTTATGGGCTTTCAGAAGAGGAGTTTGAAAAACGTTTACCACCATTATTAAAAGAATTCCGCCTAGAGCGTCAAATAAATTGGTTCCCTGTTCATTTTTCTAAAGGGATGCGACAAAAGGTAATGATAATGTGTGCTTTTTTGATTGAACCACCATTATATATTGTGGACGAGCCCTTTGTTGGTTTAGATCCACTAGGCATTAATTCTTTTTTACAATGGATGGAGAAAATGCGTGATCATGGATCAGGTGTATTAATGTCAACGCATATTTTAGCTACTGCAGAAAGATATTGTGATAAGTTTATCTTAATGCATGAAGGACAAGTAAAAGCGTATGGTAATTTGGAAGAATTACGTGAACAGTTCCAAATGCCTAAAGCAACCTTAGATGATTTATATATTGCATTAACAAAGGAAGATCATTATGTTTAATCCACTTCTTTTGTTTAATGAGCGTTTATCAAAACATTTTAAAGAAACAAGTCGCTATTTACGTTATATTTTTAATGGTCATACTGCGATTGCCATGTTTTTTCTGGTTTCAGCGATTTCGATTTATTACCAGCAGGGGTTACAGCACCTACCAGAGAATTTCCCAACAGCATGGTTGATTGGGATTATTCTTGGGATAATGGTGACTTTTATTCCTGTACGAACATTTTTGCAGGAACCAGATATAGTTTTTCTAATGCCTGCTGAGCATAAAATGGGGCCGTTTTTTAGAAAAGCTTTATTTTATAGCTATATTGTCTATGCTTTTTTTATGGTTTTTCTTATTGCCGCTCTAAGTCCTTTATATTTTCATTCTTTTCCAGAACAAAGAGGAATCGACTTCTTACTGTTGATTATAGTAGTGTTTATTTTTCAAGGCTGGAACTTATTAGTGAATTGGTGGATGTTAAAAGTAAGAGATATGCGTAAGCGCAGAATAAATCAAATCATTCGATTAGTAGTTAATGTTGTAGCATTTTATTTTATGTTTCAAGGACATTTGCTTTATGCAGCAATAGCGACAGTTATTATGATTGGATTGTTTTTATATGCATACCGAATAGGACAGCAAAGCAAAGGAATTGCCTGGGAAGATTTAATTTCTCGAGATCGCTATCGTATGCAATTTTTCTATCAAATAGCGAATATGTTTACGGAAGTACCACATGTGAAAAGTAAAGTGAAGAAACGAAGTTGGTTAGTAAATCTAATTGCTAATGTACCATTTCAAAATAAATATACGTATGCATATTTATATCGTATTACCTTTGTGAGAAGTGGGGATTACTTTGGAATGTATCTTCGACTAATCATTATTGGGGCTTTATTAATTTATTTTGTTCCAAATGAATGGTTGAAAATCATTTTTGCATTATTATTCTTATATTTGAGCAGTTTCCAGATGGTTGCTCTAACCTTTCATTATCGTACAAATATTTGGCCGGATTTATATCCAGTAGATAAACAAAATCAGCAAAAATCATTAAGTGCATTGTTCTTTCAGCTTGCGGTTATACAAACTATTATTTACAGTATAATCTTCTTACTTATCGGCAATTATTTATTTGCGGCACTTACATTAATTGTTGGAAGTATATTTAGTAGTTTATTTACAAATTACTATGTAAAAGCAAAACTAAAGAAAATACTCTAATATAGAAAAACATTTGTTTTCAGTAAAATACTTGATGCGCTATTGCAAGCATTTACTTATAAACAAATGTTTTCTTTTACTATATAAAGCGGAGAGTAAATATCTCCGCTTTATAGTTTTAAATTTATATTTAAGAAGCTAGTCTAGGGTCTTGTAGCAAACGTTCAATTTCTTCTTTATGATGTGTTTCATCAGAAATCATATCTTCTAACTGAACAACTAGCTCTGTCATTTTTAGCTCTTCAGCCAATTGTTTTCTTGTTTCATATCTTTCAATAGTCTCTGTTTCAGCTTTCAAAACAGCTTTTAATAAATCAGTTACATCAGTAGGTTGAGGTGGCGCTACTGCTGTTGTTGTAGGCGTTCCTCCTAGTGATTTGATTTTCTCAGATAAGTATAGGGCATGTCCTTGTTCATCTGCAATCTCACTTTCGAAAAAAGGCTTCAAAGCGGAACGATATAAGCCAGATACAACGGAAGCGCTATAGGTGTATTGAATCATGGCACCATATTCATTAGCTAAATCTTCATTTAATCCTTGGATCAATTCTTGTAATTTTTCCATAATATCAATTCCTTTCGTCATTGTGTACACTAACATTATTCCCGAAACATATAAAATGAAACATTAAAACAGCACATTAGAAACTTTTACTGGGAGGAAAGTACATGCGAAGAAATAGAGCTATATTTATCGTTGTATTTGTATCATTACTTATTGCTGGAGTAGTTACCTTTTTCGTCATGCTAAGTGATGGAGTGACAGCAATCGATCAATATATAATAAATATGGTAGATACGATAGATTCACCAGCTTTTCATTCATTTATTATGTTTATTACAAAATTAGGTTCACATGTTTTTTTGATTCCATTTACTTTAGTAGTGATGTTTTTCTTGTATTGGTTGTACCGTGATTGGTTAACACCTCTAATATTAGCAGTTGGAACACTGACAGGATTGATATTAAATAGAGTAATAAAAGTACTTGTTGCTAGAGAAAGACCACAAATTTTAGCTGAAGCAGACGCAGAAGGTTATAGTTTTCCATCTGGTCATTCGATGATACCAATTATTTGTTATGGATTATTGATGTGTTTTCTCATATTACATCCAAAAACAAAAGATTGGAAAAATATATATATGATTTTCTTTCCAATACTAATTGTAACTGTCGCATTTAGTCGTGTGATGTTAAACGTACATTATTTTACAGATATTGTAGCTGGATTAATGCTTGGATTGAATTTGGTTATTCTCTTTTTTGCTATCTATCGTTATTTACGAAGAGACAAGATTTCTGAATGGTCGATGGATAGAGAAAGAAAAGAAACCCCTTGATACATATCCGCTTTTTTGTTATATTAAATGAGTAACTAATTGAATAGAAATTTTTGTAGTGAGTATGGAGGAGCAATTTTCAAAAGTACAATTATAGGAGGGAAATGAGATCCTGTTGAATATATTGAAAAGGGGAAATTGCCGAAGCTATAAGGAAATCTCATGTTCTTATTGCTGGGTCTACATTGAAGAAATGTAGGACTGTCATATAGGTAAACTATATGGAGGGCTATCTTACGCTTGGAAACGTATCTTTCTTAATTATAATCTGTTTCTAAAGCAACAACGAATCCCTCGTTGTTGTTTTTTGCGTTTAATGATGGTGCCCTTACACTAAATAAGGGTGGGGAAAATATGGATTTCGGAAAAATTATTACAGCAATGGTGACTCCATTTGATTTAAACGGAGAGATTGATTATCCAGCAACTAAAAATTTAATTAATCATTTAATTGCAAATGGTTCAGACGCAATAGTTGTTGCAGGAACAACAGGAGAGAGCCCAACACTCTCTTTTGAAGAGAAGCTAGCATTAATTCGATATACAGTTGAGGCAGTAGATGGTCGGATAAAGGTAATTGCTGGTACTGGTTCTAATAATACTAGAGAGTCGATTATTTTAACTAAGAAAGTAGAAGCGCTTGAAGTAGATGGAATCATGCTTGTAACACCATATTATAATAAGCCTTCTCAAGCAGGAATGTACGAACATTTTAAGGCAATTGCAGAAATAACACATTTACCAATTATGCTTTATAATATTCCAGGTAGAAGTGTTGTAAATATGGAAGTGGATACAGTTGTAGCATTATCAAAAATTAAAAACATTGTTTCCATTAAAGAAGCAAGTGGAAATTTAAATGCTATGGCTGAAATAATAGAAAGAACCCCAGAGAGTTTTACTTTATACAGTGGAGATGATGGTTTGACCTTACCAGTTTTAGCTATTGGTGGCGCAGGAGTTGTGTCAGTTGCTTCACATGTAATAGGAAATCAAATGCAAGAGATGTTCAGCAATTTTGAAACTGGTCAAGTTAAAGAAGCGGCAAAAATCCATCGTCAATTATTACCATTCATGGAGGCGCTATTTTTCACTCCAAGTCCAACATCTCTTAAAGAAGTCTTAAATACAATGGATATTCCTGTAGGGAGTGTTCGTTTACCACTTGTGCCATTGAATAAAGAAGAGAAACAAGTGTTAAAAAAGTATATACAATTTTTAATAAAAAAAGCTAGCTAAATATGACAAAAAAGAGAAGATTACTTCTCTTTTTTGTTTTTTATATGTTAAAAATGTATAATCGAAATATATTTGTAGATGAAGGAGTATATCCGCTGTGAATGAATCAAAACGTAGTGAAACAATCCTTTTACTAATTTGGACACAAGCAGTTTTAGCTACTTTAGGAAGCCTGTTTTATTCAGAAATAATGGGTTATATTCCTTGTGAGCTATGTTGGGTACAACGAATTTTGATGTATCCACTTGTCATTATCTATGGTGTAGCATTATGGAAGAAAAATATCCAAATTGCGATTCCTGGAATTATTTTTAGTGTGATTGGTATGGGTGTATCAATTTACCATTATGCACTTCAGAAGGTACCAGCATTACATGAAGCGGGAGCAGCATGTGGGAACGTGCCATGTAATATGCAGTATGTGAATTACTTTGGGTTTATTACAATACCATTTTTAGCAGGAACAGCTTTTATGGTTATCACTGTATTACATATTTTTTTATGGAAGTATTCAAGGAGGTAAATGAAGTATGAAAAATAAAATGTTATTAATTGTGGGGGCTATTGTTTTACTCTTTGCTGCATTATACTTTGTAGTCAATTATAAGAATGAACAAGCAGTTGAAAAGAGTGGGAATCCATATGAAAAAGATAGATTAAACCAAGCAACAATTGATCAATTAAATGATCCATTATATCAAAATCAAATTCTTCCAGAGGATTTAGAAGAAAAGATTGAAAATAATGAAGATGTAACGGTTTACTTCTATAGTCCAGTATGTGTTCATTGTCAGCGAACAACACCGATTTTAGTACCTGTGGCAGAAGAGCTAGATGTTGATGTAGTGAAGCTAAATCTATTAGAATTTGAAGAGCCTTGGAATACTTATGATATTGAAGGAACTCCAACAATTATTCATTATAGTAATGGTGAAGAAGTAGCTCGACTTTCAGGTGAAAAAAATGAAGAGCAGATAAGAGAATTTCTTGATATCTATGCAGTTCAGTAAATTGATATAAGATCAAATAGAAAATGACTTTCCAGTATATAAATATTGCTGGAAGGTCATTTTTTATGAAGAGAAAAGCATTTATTCTTCTAAAATTGTCATTGTATAGGTGGCATGAAAAGGTCTTTCAAGGAAATAAGCTGGAGGCATTGTTTTTGTTGGGTCATGTAACTGCGTATATGACTCAGAGCTTTTCCATAATTTAAAGCTTTTTTCAGAATTCCATTGTGTAATTACTACATACATATTTCCTTTTCGAGGTTTTAATAAGCGAAAGGTTTGAAATCCTAAAAAATTTTGAAGGCTACTCAGATTGCGCTTGAAATGATCTTCAAAGACAGGTTTTCCTTCATCTGCAACAGGAATATGATTCATGCTAACATATCCTTCTTTTTGCATTTGACCACTCATTGTAAGTACCTCATATGCGCGTCCAGATGCAAAGACATTCTTTTTTTCATTTTCATAATAGAGCAGTGTATTCGTAGCATTACTCATTAAAGAAAAACTAATATGTGGATATTTATCTAATAATTTAATAAGAAAAGAAAATGTACCTGTTGTCATAAATGCTTTCATATTTATCCCTCCAAATATGGATATCCTTTCAATCGATGATGTCCTTTATTCTACATATATTATACCCCAAAACGGTTATCTATTAGCTTTATATTTCCTAATTTTCCCTGAAAACAGTATTTTGATTTCTTTTAGATTCTCTTCTCCTGTCGTATAATGGTGATATTGTATAGAAGGGGAGAAAAATGAAAGAGAAAATAATCGATTTTTGTCAAAAAAACAAAAAGTATATGCTCTTTAGTCTTGCTTTTATTGTACTATTTGCTGTTTTAGGTTATTTATTTATTCTATTTGGCGGTCGACTTGTGGTAGATGAAAAACAGCTTTTATTAGATGCTACAACGACCATTGAAACAGCAGATGGAACAGTTGTTCATGAACTATATAATGAGCGAAGATACCCAGTAACTTTAAATCAAGTACCTGAACATGTACAGCAAGCTTTTGTCGCTGTAGAGGATGTTCGTTTTTACCAGCATGCAGGGGTTGATTTTAAATCAGTCTTACGTGCTGTATACCGTGATGTGATTGCGATGAATAAAGTAGAAGGTGCTAGTACCATCACTCAGCAATTATCAAAGAATTTATTTTTGCAGAACGATAAAACATGGATGAGAAAAACGAAAGAAGTAATGGCAGCTATTTATCTAGAACGAAATTACACAAAGGAAGAAATTTTGGAACTTTATTTAAATAAGGTGTATTTTGGACATGGTGTTCATGGAATAGAAGCTGCTTCTAGAAAATTCTTCTCCAAAAGTGTGGAAGAACTAACTATAGCAGAAGGTGCGCTTTTAGCTGGAATTGTAAAATCGCCATCAGGTTATTCACCAATTGATCAAGCAGAAAATGCATTAACACGAAGAAATGTTGTCTTAGCGTCAATGAATAATGCTGGAATGATTAATCATGAAACATTAAAGATGGAGCAAGGGAAAACGCTCGGTTTAAATCTAGAGGAGAGACCAAATCAAACCTTTGCAGCTAGTTATATTGATTTAGCTATTGATGAAGCTGCCAGCAAATATCAATTATCATTAAATGAATTAAAAAGAGGCGGCTATCGAATTATTATTCATATGGATGAGCTTATCCAAAAAACAGCTTATGAAGAATTCCAAAACGACGTGTATTTCCCTGGAAATACAGAGGGAGTAGAGGGATCCTTTGTTATGATGGATGTAGAACGGGGGAATGTTGTTGCAGCGATTGGTGGTCGAGATTACCAATATGGTGATTTAAATCGTGTCCTTGTAAAAAGACAACCAGGTTCCACCATGAAGCCAATTGCTGTGTATGCCCCAGCGATGATGCAAGAAAATTATACTCCTTATACAATTCTGCGTGATGATCCTCAAAATTATGGGGATTATGTGGCAAGTAATGTAGATGGTCAATATGATGGCATGGTGACTGTTTATGATGCAGTTGTAAAATCCAAGAATGCTCCTGCAGTATGGCTACTTAATGAAATTGGTATCTCGCATGCGAAAAGCTACCTACAAAAGTTGGGTATTAATATTCCAGATGAAGGACTTGCTATTGCTTTAGGTGGACTTTCAGAAGGGGTAACACCGATGGATATGATGAAAAGCTATCGTCCCTTTGCTCATCGAGGACAGATGATTGAGCCAAATGTTATTAAAGAAATTATTAATCAAAGAGGAAATGTTGTTTTTGAAGAAAAGAAATTAACAGTAGAAGTATTTAACGCACAGGTTGCTTGGAATATGACGAGCATCCTTTTACACACTGTTGAAACAGGGACAGCAAAGGCTGGCAACTACCGTAAGGAGCTTGCTGGAAAAACGGGTTCTACACAGCATCCCTTTGTTTCAGGAATGACAAAAGATGCCTGGTTTGTCGGATATACACCAGAATATGTAAGTGCATTATGGATGGGATATGATGTTTCAGACAAAGATCACTATTTAACAGGTGGTAGCTCCTATCCAACAGAACTAACGAAGAAAATTTTGTCGGAAGTTGATGCAAAACGTCCACTTCAGGAGAAATTTGTCAAACCAGATACAGTGATAGATCTGCCTAAACCAATTCAATTACCAGAAATAAAAGATGTAGAAATACATTATTCCTTTGGGATATTTCCATTTATAAAAGGTAATATTACATGGAATGTAGATCACGCCGATGAACGAGTTGTATATCGAATCTATCGGGAAACAGAAGGTATTGATGAACGAATAGGAGAAGTTGTAGGAGAGAATTCTTTTACTATTGATGATATATCTATTTTCGAATCAGAGAAATTTTATGTTGTTCCATATGATTCAAATACAAAAATAGAAGGAAATCCATCGAAAGTGGTTATACTGTCTGTTAAATGAATCAAATTTATGACAAATAGAGTCCTTTACTATACAGATAACTTAATTATCGCTATAGTAAATTGAGGAATGTTCAAATCCAATCGTGGGTTGGAGTTTTGAGAATATATTAAAAGGATTGAGAATATGTCGCAAAAAATTAACGATACGATTATTAGAGCATATCGTGGAGAAAAAACAGAATACACACCAGCTTGGTATATGCGTCAAGCAGGACGCTCACAAAAAGAATATTTAGAAATTCGTCGAAAGCACACATTATTTGATATCACACATAATCCTGAATTATGTGCATATGTGACAAGACTTCCAGTAGAACAATACAATAATGATGCAGCAATTTTGTATAAAGATATTATGACTCCACTTCCGGCAATTGGGATGGATGTTGAAATGAAACCAGGAATTGGTCCTGTTATTGATAAACCAATTCGAACAAAGGCAGATATTGAACGCCTTGGAACAATTAATCCAGTTGAAGATATTCCATATGTATTAGAAACAA contains the following coding sequences:
- a CDS encoding thioredoxin family protein — its product is MKNKMLLIVGAIVLLFAALYFVVNYKNEQAVEKSGNPYEKDRLNQATIDQLNDPLYQNQILPEDLEEKIENNEDVTVYFYSPVCVHCQRTTPILVPVAEELDVDVVKLNLLEFEEPWNTYDIEGTPTIIHYSNGEEVARLSGEKNEEQIREFLDIYAVQ
- the dapA gene encoding 4-hydroxy-tetrahydrodipicolinate synthase, which gives rise to MDFGKIITAMVTPFDLNGEIDYPATKNLINHLIANGSDAIVVAGTTGESPTLSFEEKLALIRYTVEAVDGRIKVIAGTGSNNTRESIILTKKVEALEVDGIMLVTPYYNKPSQAGMYEHFKAIAEITHLPIMLYNIPGRSVVNMEVDTVVALSKIKNIVSIKEASGNLNAMAEIIERTPESFTLYSGDDGLTLPVLAIGGAGVVSVASHVIGNQMQEMFSNFETGQVKEAAKIHRQLLPFMEALFFTPSPTSLKEVLNTMDIPVGSVRLPLVPLNKEEKQVLKKYIQFLIKKAS
- a CDS encoding HIT family protein, whose protein sequence is MSHEDCIFCKIIKGEIPSAKVYEDEHVYAFLDISQVTKGHTLVIPKQHTRNLYDTPSEVASNLFAAVPRIANAIKDTYGAIGMNLLNNNEAAANQQVFHLHLHLLPKYSEEEGFSAIWKTHADDYSMDDLQHIAQEINKNVAN
- a CDS encoding YtxH domain-containing protein; translated protein: MAKGKSLLIGFLVGGSVAAVATLLSAPSSGKVLRQQVREQSADWKNTMNKFIQDVIHLKDQITKTSKEGIELIGELTKDMKSSIEEWKVSVEPHQENIHQYLEQIETSIKELEDKLKDTKQD
- a CDS encoding transglycosylase domain-containing protein translates to MKEKIIDFCQKNKKYMLFSLAFIVLFAVLGYLFILFGGRLVVDEKQLLLDATTTIETADGTVVHELYNERRYPVTLNQVPEHVQQAFVAVEDVRFYQHAGVDFKSVLRAVYRDVIAMNKVEGASTITQQLSKNLFLQNDKTWMRKTKEVMAAIYLERNYTKEEILELYLNKVYFGHGVHGIEAASRKFFSKSVEELTIAEGALLAGIVKSPSGYSPIDQAENALTRRNVVLASMNNAGMINHETLKMEQGKTLGLNLEERPNQTFAASYIDLAIDEAASKYQLSLNELKRGGYRIIIHMDELIQKTAYEEFQNDVYFPGNTEGVEGSFVMMDVERGNVVAAIGGRDYQYGDLNRVLVKRQPGSTMKPIAVYAPAMMQENYTPYTILRDDPQNYGDYVASNVDGQYDGMVTVYDAVVKSKNAPAVWLLNEIGISHAKSYLQKLGINIPDEGLAIALGGLSEGVTPMDMMKSYRPFAHRGQMIEPNVIKEIINQRGNVVFEEKKLTVEVFNAQVAWNMTSILLHTVETGTAKAGNYRKELAGKTGSTQHPFVSGMTKDAWFVGYTPEYVSALWMGYDVSDKDHYLTGGSSYPTELTKKILSEVDAKRPLQEKFVKPDTVIDLPKPIQLPEIKDVEIHYSFGIFPFIKGNITWNVDHADERVVYRIYRETEGIDERIGEVVGENSFTIDDISIFESEKFYVVPYDSNTKIEGNPSKVVILSVK
- a CDS encoding ABC transporter ATP-binding protein, with the translated sequence MTSVPLLQINHLHGGYTHKNVLHDVSFDVFPKEIVGLIGLNGAGKSTTIKHIIGLLQAKQGDISIDGQTFGQDSTAYRKKFAYIPETPILYEELTLHEHLRMTAMAYGLSEEEFEKRLPPLLKEFRLERQINWFPVHFSKGMRQKVMIMCAFLIEPPLYIVDEPFVGLDPLGINSFLQWMEKMRDHGSGVLMSTHILATAERYCDKFILMHEGQVKAYGNLEELREQFQMPKATLDDLYIALTKEDHYV
- a CDS encoding ABC transporter permease, with amino-acid sequence MFNPLLLFNERLSKHFKETSRYLRYIFNGHTAIAMFFLVSAISIYYQQGLQHLPENFPTAWLIGIILGIMVTFIPVRTFLQEPDIVFLMPAEHKMGPFFRKALFYSYIVYAFFMVFLIAALSPLYFHSFPEQRGIDFLLLIIVVFIFQGWNLLVNWWMLKVRDMRKRRINQIIRLVVNVVAFYFMFQGHLLYAAIATVIMIGLFLYAYRIGQQSKGIAWEDLISRDRYRMQFFYQIANMFTEVPHVKSKVKKRSWLVNLIANVPFQNKYTYAYLYRITFVRSGDYFGMYLRLIIIGALLIYFVPNEWLKIIFALLFLYLSSFQMVALTFHYRTNIWPDLYPVDKQNQQKSLSALFFQLAVIQTIIYSIIFLLIGNYLFAALTLIVGSIFSSLFTNYYVKAKLKKIL
- a CDS encoding ferritin-like domain-containing protein, whose product is MEKLQELIQGLNEDLANEYGAMIQYTYSASVVSGLYRSALKPFFESEIADEQGHALYLSEKIKSLGGTPTTTAVAPPQPTDVTDLLKAVLKAETETIERYETRKQLAEELKMTELVVQLEDMISDETHHKEEIERLLQDPRLAS
- a CDS encoding antibiotic biosynthesis monooxygenase; the protein is MKAFMTTGTFSFLIKLLDKYPHISFSLMSNATNTLLYYENEKKNVFASGRAYEVLTMSGQMQKEGYVSMNHIPVADEGKPVFEDHFKRNLSSLQNFLGFQTFRLLKPRKGNMYVVITQWNSEKSFKLWKSSESYTQLHDPTKTMPPAYFLERPFHATYTMTILEE
- a CDS encoding disulfide oxidoreductase produces the protein MNESKRSETILLLIWTQAVLATLGSLFYSEIMGYIPCELCWVQRILMYPLVIIYGVALWKKNIQIAIPGIIFSVIGMGVSIYHYALQKVPALHEAGAACGNVPCNMQYVNYFGFITIPFLAGTAFMVITVLHIFLWKYSRR
- a CDS encoding phosphatase PAP2 family protein, with amino-acid sequence MRRNRAIFIVVFVSLLIAGVVTFFVMLSDGVTAIDQYIINMVDTIDSPAFHSFIMFITKLGSHVFLIPFTLVVMFFLYWLYRDWLTPLILAVGTLTGLILNRVIKVLVARERPQILAEADAEGYSFPSGHSMIPIICYGLLMCFLILHPKTKDWKNIYMIFFPILIVTVAFSRVMLNVHYFTDIVAGLMLGLNLVILFFAIYRYLRRDKISEWSMDRERKETP